The following coding sequences are from one Pseudonocardia sp. HH130630-07 window:
- a CDS encoding pirin family protein — translation MSDDSDSHSRPGSRVTVQRAQDRFRTATGWLDSRHSFSAGAHYDPANTHFGLLLLHNEDRVSAGLGYDEHPHRDTEILTWVLEGELEHRDSGSGRVERVGPGTVQRLGAGSGVRHSEHATAAAGVRFVQMWVVPDAPGGAPEYELRDAPAGPGAVVLASGLARHRDERLLPLRQSDAALTIARLAPGDTIDLPAAPYVHAFAARGTLDVEAAPGLDTGDALRVVGDGGRRCTAGPQGAEILLWEMHTALGRT, via the coding sequence ATGTCCGACGACTCCGACAGCCACTCCCGTCCCGGCTCCCGGGTCACGGTGCAGCGGGCGCAGGACCGGTTCCGCACCGCGACCGGGTGGCTCGACTCCCGGCACAGCTTCTCCGCGGGCGCGCACTACGACCCCGCCAACACCCATTTCGGGCTGCTCCTGCTGCACAACGAGGACCGGGTGTCGGCCGGGCTCGGCTACGACGAGCACCCGCACCGCGACACCGAGATCCTCACCTGGGTGCTGGAGGGGGAGCTGGAGCACCGCGACTCCGGCAGCGGCCGGGTCGAGCGGGTCGGGCCGGGCACGGTGCAGCGCCTCGGTGCCGGGTCGGGCGTGCGGCACTCCGAGCACGCCACCGCGGCCGCCGGGGTGCGGTTCGTGCAGATGTGGGTGGTGCCCGACGCCCCGGGCGGAGCTCCCGAGTACGAGCTGCGGGACGCGCCGGCCGGACCCGGCGCGGTCGTCCTGGCGTCCGGGCTGGCCCGGCACCGGGACGAGCGGCTACTGCCGCTGCGGCAGTCCGACGCGGCGCTGACGATCGCGCGACTGGCACCGGGGGACACGATCGATCTGCCCGCGGCCCCGTACGTGCACGCCTTCGCCGCCCGCGGCACGCTCGATGTCGAGGCGGCCCCCGGCCTGGACACCGGCGACGCCCTGCGCGTGGTCGGCGACGGCGGCCGCCGCTGCACCGCAGGCCCGCAGGGTGCGGAGATCCTCCTGTGGGAGATGCA